One window from the genome of Lutra lutra chromosome X, mLutLut1.2, whole genome shotgun sequence encodes:
- the IRS4 gene encoding insulin receptor substrate 4, with product MASGSFARDQATRRLRAAAAATAAALSAVATTPLSSGTPTALIGTGSSCPGAMWPSTATSSRSDSESDEEDLPVGDEVCKRGYLRKQKHGHRRYFVLKLETADAPARLEYYENARKFRHSVRAAAAAAAAASGAAVPALIPPRRVIILYQCFSVSQRADAKYRHLIALFTQDEYFAMVAENESEQESWYLLLSRLILESKRRRCGTPGALPDGEPAGPAAAAAAAEPPFYKDVWQVIVKPRGLGHRKELSGVFRLCLTDEEVVFVRLNTEVASVVVQLLSIRRCGHSEQYFFLEVGRSTVIGPGELWMQVDDCVVAQNMHELFLEKMRALCADEYRARCRSYSISIGAHLLTLLSARRHLDTLPREPGGWLRRSRFEQFYHLRAIGDGEDKMPLTRRYLTPSEPVPTSRRARLHLPRARRSRRAISAPAGYFRRLPTSPVRVPHPAEVPNHRAGLSPEASGSGNSGEEDSPQGQETQEGNGGDYMPMNRWGSGNGRGSGSGQGSSGQGSSSQGSRGSQCSGGGQGSSGGQGSSGGQGSSGGQGAGGNQRSGDGQGTAGGQGSGSGQGASGGGHGSGGGRAPGDGHGSGGGKSHGGGKGSGSGKTSEGNGEHGKSLKKRSYFGKLTQSKQHVPPPPPPPPPAGATGGKGKSGGRFRLYFCADRGTPKERKEAKEVKDLETLEGIAQGPHRARAFDEDEDDPYVPMRPGVAAPLPSSSDYMPMAPQNFAPSKMHHSRSPFEDSRGYMMMFPRVSSPPAPSPPKEADPEKEDESKDNDSESDYMFMAPGAGAIPKNPPNPQGGSSSKNWSSYVSLPNPFQGSALGQSDHSEYVPMLPGKFPGKGLDKEASSSGGPKDAVSKPSAEGSFSKRGDGASLTKPSDDGPPENKAKRPNSLSFITRGNKIKPKSQKPTREQRGADSSHDYVNIDFTKRESNVPAPFIHGLPGSWGIIAGPRPSAFSNYVNIEFGLPFPNPAHRLSNLLRAIPGANPLYLEGARWPLVPLPPNTAGGSANEEEGDYIEVIFNPAMTPALPFGDRAIRYDAETGRIYVVDPFSECCMDISLSPGRCSEPPPVARLLQEEQQPERRRPQSRSQSFFGSARAAVSAFSTDSLERDLSSPLAAAAAASAAAPALALSQAFAAASALVVAPGIGAAARGLEAAAGFNSASARWFQPVAGAAAAAEAVRGAPNVAGGSNLGAPNPSADPAGGENGAAAAAPRPPPRRPVPRPPGREDPYDDDDDDDDDDIYVRMDFARPDNKKFDSPRRE from the coding sequence ATGGCGAGTGGCTCCTTCGCTCGCGACCAAGCGACAAGGAGACTGAGGGCTGCAGCAGCGGCAACGGCGGCGGCTCTCTCTGCGGTGGCGACCACCCCGCTCTCCTCGGGCACCCCTACCGCACTCATTGGGACCGGGTCGTCTTGTCCGGGAGCCATGTGGCCCTCCACGGCCACCAGCTCCCGGTCAGACTCGGAGTCCGATGAGGAGGACCTCCCCGTCGGGGACGAGGTCTGCAAACGCGGCTACCTTCGGAAGCAGAAGCACGGCCACAGGCGCTACTTCGTGCTCAAACTCGAGACAGCCGACGCCCCGGCTCGGCTGGAATACTATGAAAACGCCAGGAAGTTCCGGCACAGTGTCCgcgccgcggcggcggcggcggcggctgcctCTGGCGCCGCGGTCCCCGCGCTCATCCCGCCGCGGCGTGTGATCATCCTGTATCAGTGCTTCTCCGTGAGCCAGCGAGCCGACGCCAAATACCGACACCTCATCGCCCTCTTCACCCAGGACGAGTACTTCGCCATGGTGGCCGAGAACGAGTCGGAGCAGGAGAGCTGGTACTTGCTGCTCAGCCGCCTCATCCTCGAGAGTAAGCGCCGCCGCTGCGGCACGCCGGGCGCGCTGCCGGATGGGGAGCCAGCCGGGCCGGCGGCTGCAGCGGCGGCGGCCGAGCCACCCTTCTACAAGGATGTGTGGCAGGTAATAGTCAAACCCAGGGGGCTGGGGCACAGAAAAGAGCTGAGCGGCGTGTTCCGGCTCTGTCTTACCGACGAAGAGGTGGTGTTCGTGAGGCTGAACACCGAAGTGGCCAGCGTGGTCGTCCAGCTCTTGAGCATCCGTCGCTGCGGGCACTCGGAGCAGTATTTCTTCTTGGAAGTCGGCAGATCCACGGTCATCGGCCCCGGGGAGCTCTGGATGCAGGTCGATGACTGTGTGGTGGCCCAAAACATGCACGAGCTGTTTCTGGAGAAGATGAGAGCCCTGTGTGCAGATGAGTACCGAGCCCGCTGCCGCAGCTACAGCATCAGCATCGGCGCCCACCTGTTAACCCTGCTGTCCGCTAGGAGGCACCTGGACACGCTGCCACGCGAGCCCGGCGGCTGGCTGAGAAGGTCCCGCTTTGAGCAGTTTTACCACCTCAGGGCCATTGGCGACGGGGAAGACAAGATGCCCCTCACCAGGCGCTACCTGACACCCAGCGAACCCGTGCCCACCTCCAGGCGAGCAAGGCTGCACCTGCCTAGAGCGCGCAGGTCCAGGAGAGCGATTTCAGCGCCTGCCGGCTATTTTCGCCGCCTCCCAACCAGCCCGGTACGTGTCCCACATCCTGCAGAAGTCCCGAACCACAGAGCTGGCCTGTCTCCTGAAGCCTCTGGATCTGGCAACTCTGGGGAAGAAGACAGTCCCCAAGGCCAAGAGACTCAGGAAGGAAACGGAGGTGACTACATGCCCATGAACAGATGGGGCTCAGGCAACGGCCGGGGTTCCGGAAGTGGCCAGGGCTCAAGTGGCCAAGGCTCCAGTAGCCAGGGTTCACGAGGTAGCCAGTGCTCCGGCGGGGGGCAGGGCTCCAGTGGTGGCCAGGGCTCCAGTGGTGGCCAGGGCTCCAGTGGTGGCCAGGGTGCAGGAGGAAACCAGCGGTCAGGAGATGGCCAGGGCACTGCAGGTGGGCAAGGCTCGGGCAGTGGCCAGGGAGCCAGCGGCGGTGGACATGGCTCTGGCGGTGGGCGGGCACCCGGAGATGGCCATGGCTCAGGCGGGGGTAAAAGCCATGGAGGGGGCAAAGGCTCAGGAAGTGGGAAAACCTCGGAGGGCAATGGTGAGCATGGAAAATCTCTGAAGAAAAGGTCCTACTTTGGCAAATTAACTCAAAGCAAGCAGCACGTGccaccccctccacctccacccccaccagctgGAGCAACTGGTGGCAAAGGGAAGTCTGGGGGAAGGTTCCGACTTTACTTTTGCGCTGACAGGGGAACCCCAAAAGAACGCAAAGAGGCCAAGGAGGTCAAAGACTTAGAGACACTGGAAGGTATAGCTCAGGGGCCCCACAGAGCCAGAGCTTTTGACGAAGATGAGGATGACCCTTACGTGCCAATGAGGCCGGGGGTGGCTGCCCCTCTCCCAAGCTCCAGTGATTATATGCCAATGGCTCCTCAAAACTTCGCTCCTTCAAAAATGCACCACTCTCGATCACCTTTTGAAGATTCAAGAGGGTACATGATGATGTTTCCCAGAGTGAGCTCACCACCTGCCCCAAGTCCCCCGAAAGAGGCAGATCCTGAAAAGGAGGATGAGTCAAAGGACAATGACAGTGAGAGTGACTATATGTTTATGGCTCCTGGAGCTGGTGCAAttccaaaaaaccccccaaatcctCAGGGTGGCTCTTCCTCTAAAAACTGGAGCTCTTACGTTTCCCTGCCAAACCCTTTTCAGGGCTCCGCATTGGGACAGAGTGACCACAGTGAGTATGTACCAATGTTACCTGGAAAGTTCCCAGGGAAGGGCCTAGACAAGGAAGCCTCATCCAGCGGGGGCCCCAAAGATGCAGTTTCAAAGCCTTCAGCTGAGGGGTCATTCTCAAAGCGTGGAGATGGGGCGTCACTGACAAAGCCTTCAGATGATGGCCCCCCCGAGAACAAGGCTAAGAGACCTAACAGCCTCTCTTTCatcacaagaggaaataaaatcaagCCAAAATCACAAAAACCCACTCGTGAGCAGAGAGGAGCTGACAGCTCTCACGACTACGTCAACATTGACTTCACTAAGAGAGAGAGCAATGTGCCTGCCCCCTTTATTCACGGACTGCCAGGTTCGTGGGGCATCATTGCTGGCCCCAGACCCTCAGCCTTTTCTAACTATGTGAACATTGAGTTCGGACTGCCATTTCCAAACCCAGCACACAGGCTCTCGAATCTTTTAAGAGCCATTCCAGGTGCCAACCCCCTTTATCTGGAAGGTGCTAGGTGGCCACTTGTGCCTCTTCCTCCCAACACTGCAGGTGGCAGTGCGAATGAGGAAGAGGGTGACTACATTGAAGTGATTTTCAATCCAGCAATGACACCGGCCTTGCCTTTTGGTGACAGGGCCATTCGCTATGATGCCGAAACAGGTCGCATCTATGTGGTCGACCCATTTTCAGAGTGCTGTATGGACATTTCGCTCTCCCCTGGCCGCTGTTCCGAGCCACCACCTGTAGCCAGGCTGCTGCAGGAAGAACAACAGCCAGAGCGAAGACGCCCGCAAAGCCGTTCGCAAAGTTTCTTTGGGTCGGCCAGGGCCGCGGTCTCGGCTTTCTCAACCGACAGCCTCGAGAGAGACCTCTCGAGCCCCTTGGCCGCGGCCGCTGCTGCTTCGGCAGCTGCACCCGCCTTAGCCTTGAGCCAGGCGTTTGCCGCCGCCTCTGCCCTCGTAGTGGCCCCGGGCATCGGGGCAGCCGCCAGGGGCTTGGAGGCCGCCGCAGGCTTTAACTCCGCCTCCGCCCGCTGGTTCCAACCTGTTGCTGGCGCCGCGGCCGCTGCCGAAGCGGTCAGGGGAGCCCCAAACGTGGCCGGTGGCTCGAACCTGGGAGCCCCCAACCCATCTGCAGACCCAGCTGGCGGTGAGAACGGGGCCGCAGCGGCCGCCCCCCGACCGCCGCCGCGCCGCCCGGTGCCGAGACCCCCGGGGCGAGAGGATCCttacgacgacgacgacgacgacgacgacgacgacatCTACGTGAGAATGGACTTTGCCAGACCTGACAACAAGAAGTTCGACTCTCCCCGCAGAG